Genomic window (Mycolicibacterium smegmatis):
TAGAAGATCGCCGAACGGTAACTGGACCCCACGTCGTTGCCCTGCCGGTTCTTGGTGGTCGGATCGTGGATCTGGAAGAAGAATTCCAACAGCGCCCGGTAATCGGTCTGCTGGGGGTCGTAGGTGATCTCAACCGCCTCGGCGTGTCCGGGATGGTTGCGGTAGGTGGGGTGGTCGTTGTCTCCCCCGGTGTAACCGACCCGGGTGGAGATCACGCCGGGCAGCGCGCGGATGAGATCTTCCAGTCCCCAGAAACATCCGCCCGCCAGCACTGCAGTATGGGTTGTCATGGTTGTACCTCGTTGAGTTGGGAGTCGGTGTGTCGTGTCGAATCGCCGGACGAGTCGAAGAGGCTCAGGTAACGCCCGTATCCCTCGGCTTCCAGATCGTCGCGGTGGATGAAACGCAGCGACGCTGAGTTGATGCAGTAGCGCAGCCCGCCGTCGGACATCGGGCCGTCGGTGAAGACGTGCCCGAGATGGCTGTCCCCGTGGCGGAATTTGTCAAGGTGTTTGAGTCCAGTGGGTGTTAAGCGGCTTCCGTTTCGGTCTCCTGTTCGGCCGGTTTGGGTGGGTTGATCGCCGCGGATTCAGGTAGGTCGATGACCTTGGGTGCGGTGTCGCGGCCGAATCGGCGTGGGTGGCGCGCCCTGGCGTCGGCGAGCACGGCTCGGCGCTGGGTGTCTTTCCCGCCGGCGAGGCCGTAGAACACATCGGCGGGTGTGTGCAGCCCGATGCCGCTGTGGCGGTGTTCATGGTTGTACCACTGCACGAATCGGTCCATGAAATCCCTCGCGTGATGGATGGATTCGAAGCGTTCCGGGAACGCCGGCGCATACTTCAAGGTCTTGAACCAGGACTCGCTGTAGGGGTTGTCGTTGGATACCTTGGGCCGCGAATGCGAGCGGATGACGCCCAGATCCGAGAGCAGTCCGGCGACGGTGTTGCTGGTCATCGAGGTGCCCCGATCAGCGTGCACGACGTGTGGGATGCCGTAGGTGCCGAAGATCTGTTCCATCATCTCCTTGGCCAGCTGGCCGCATTCGCGGGCGTGCACATGGACCCCGACGATGTAACGCGAGTAAATGTCGATCATCACGTAGGCGTCGTAGTAGACCCCTTTGACCGGGCCGGCCAGTTTGGTGATGTCCCACGAATACACCTGCCGCGGCGCGGTGGCCACCAGTTCCGGGCAGACCGCTTTGCGGTGCCGGGCCAGCCGACGGCGCTCCTTGACCAGCTTGTTGGCATTGAGGACGCGGTACATCGTCGACACCGAACACAGGTAGCTGCCTTCATCGAGCAACGTGGCCCACACCTGCATCGGCGCGGCATCGACGAACCGGGCACTGTTGAGCACCTCAACCACCCGGGCGCATTCGGACTCGGTGAGCTTGTTGACCGGGACCGGTCGTGGTGCCCGATCGGCAGGCGCCGGCGCGGGTTTGGCGCGTCGAGTGGCCGTCGAGCGGTGCATGCCGGTCACCTCCGCGGCCTTGCGGGTCGGAATCTGGATATCCCGCAGATCGTTGTAGGCATCCATCAGCGCTTGGTCGGCGGCGTGTCGGTGTCCGCGCTCTCGGAGAGAGACTCCAAGAGCGCGTGTGCTTTTCCCATGATCCCCAGGGCAGCCTCGGTGGTCG
Coding sequences:
- the msrA gene encoding peptide-methionine (S)-S-oxide reductase MsrA, with the protein product MTTHTAVLAGGCFWGLEDLIRALPGVISTRVGYTGGDNDHPTYRNHPGHAEAVEITYDPQQTDYRALLEFFFQIHDPTTKNRQGNDVGSSYRSAIFYLDDDQKRVAFDIVAEIDASGRWPGPVATEVTPAGVFWEAEPEHQDYLQRNPGGYTCHWVRPEWILDPEADPETASDSGSDVSAASATASHHD